The Candidatus Polarisedimenticolaceae bacterium genome has a window encoding:
- the rpsQ gene encoding 30S ribosomal protein S17 — MSEKAADVRRRATKIGVVASDKADKTVVVRVERIVLHPKYKRYIRRSAKFMAHDEANACRVGDTVEIVESRPLSARKRWRVQRVVKRAAVLGTQAAAE; from the coding sequence ATGAGCGAGAAGGCTGCCGACGTGCGGCGCCGGGCGACGAAGATCGGGGTCGTCGCCTCGGACAAGGCCGACAAGACGGTCGTCGTGCGGGTCGAGCGCATCGTGCTCCACCCGAAGTACAAGCGTTACATCCGCCGGTCCGCGAAGTTCATGGCCCACGACGAGGCGAACGCCTGCCGCGTGGGGGACACGGTGGAGATCGTGGAGAGCCGTCCGCTGTCCGCGCGCAAGCGCTGGCGGGTGCAGCGGGTGGTGAAGCGCGCCGCGGTC